One window from the genome of Deinococcus sp. NW-56 encodes:
- a CDS encoding biopolymer transporter ExbD — protein MRRRFRESSEGGVTFDFAPMVDIVLLLLIFFFLTSSLGARQNALPLDLPRASTTVQETPELPIVSVDRSGKIFLNGKETTLTRLGGRLEPLVKSSGGLVGLRADERGNYGTVVRVMDEIKKAGGERLALGTRDAEE, from the coding sequence GTGAGGCGGCGCTTCCGCGAGAGCAGCGAGGGCGGGGTGACCTTCGACTTCGCGCCGATGGTGGACATCGTGCTGCTGCTGCTGATCTTCTTCTTCCTGACGAGCAGCCTGGGCGCCCGGCAAAACGCCTTGCCCCTCGACCTGCCCCGCGCCAGCACGACCGTGCAGGAGACACCGGAACTGCCCATCGTGAGCGTGGACCGCTCAGGCAAGATCTTCCTGAACGGCAAAGAAACCACGCTGACCCGGCTGGGCGGACGGCTGGAGCCGCTGGTGAAGTCGTCCGGCGGGCTGGTGGGCCTGCGGGCCGACGAGCGCGGCAACTACGGGACGGTCGTGCGCGTGATGGACGAGATCAAGAAGGCCGGGGGCGAGCGTCTGGCGCTGGGCACCCGCGACGCGGAGGAGTGA
- a CDS encoding MotA/TolQ/ExbB proton channel family protein, whose protein sequence is MNVVELLRAAGPLLWVLAALSVYVVYTAAVRAQTLARLGRDPDALIERARAVTAESGPAAALAEVDRAAHPGSAVNVLRAGLGRADRGPEAAQAAMNSALLAEDTRLYAGLSALGTAAQIAPLLGLLGTVIGMVNSFLVFSNTTNPTPDQLAQGISEALINTAAGLIVAVIAYVARNALKARADRIATGAERVREEVPAWLAGRGRGVVPEVALNFDSVPAVGATR, encoded by the coding sequence ATGAACGTCGTGGAACTTCTGCGGGCCGCTGGCCCCCTCCTCTGGGTCCTGGCCGCGCTGTCCGTGTACGTCGTCTATACCGCCGCCGTGCGGGCGCAGACGCTGGCCCGGCTGGGGCGTGACCCGGACGCGCTGATCGAGCGGGCGCGGGCGGTCACTGCCGAGAGCGGCCCGGCAGCGGCGCTGGCCGAAGTGGACCGCGCCGCCCATCCCGGCTCGGCCGTCAACGTGCTGCGGGCCGGGCTGGGCCGCGCCGACCGTGGCCCGGAGGCCGCCCAGGCCGCCATGAACTCGGCCCTGCTCGCGGAGGACACCCGGCTGTACGCGGGCCTCTCGGCGCTGGGGACCGCCGCGCAGATCGCGCCGCTGCTGGGGCTGCTGGGCACCGTGATCGGGATGGTGAATTCGTTTCTGGTGTTCAGCAACACCACCAACCCGACGCCCGATCAGCTTGCGCAGGGCATCAGCGAGGCGCTGATCAACACGGCGGCCGGGCTGATCGTGGCGGTGATCGCCTACGTCGCCCGCAACGCGCTCAAGGCCCGCGCCGACCGGATCGCCACCGGGGCCGAGCGGGTGCGCGAGGAGGTTCCCGCGTGGCTCGCAGGCCGGGGCCGGGGCGTGGTGCCGGAGGTGGCGCTGAACTTTGACTCCGTTCCGGCGGTTGGGGCCACGCGGTGA
- the sufC gene encoding Fe-S cluster assembly ATPase SufC, translating to MTDQPHQLEIRNLHASVGDQPILKGVNLVVPRGELHAIMGPNGNGKSTLAKVIVGDPEYTVTEGEVLVDGQNILEMEPDERARLGVFLAFQYPVEIPGVTIANFLRLAMQARKAEGEEVSFTEFYGKLTGALKTLEWDESIVERYLNEGFSGGEKKRNEILQMLMLEPNYIIMDETDSGLDVDALKIVAKGVNSLRGPNLGGLIITHYQRLLNYIVPDRVHIIVDGRVVQSGGPELAQKLDSEGYDWVKQLAVAGD from the coding sequence ATGACCGATCAGCCCCACCAGCTCGAGATTCGTAACCTCCACGCCTCCGTCGGTGACCAGCCCATCCTGAAGGGGGTCAACCTCGTCGTGCCGCGCGGCGAACTGCACGCGATCATGGGGCCGAACGGCAACGGCAAGAGCACCCTCGCCAAGGTGATCGTGGGCGACCCCGAGTACACCGTGACCGAAGGCGAAGTCCTCGTGGACGGCCAGAACATCCTGGAGATGGAGCCCGACGAGCGTGCCCGCCTCGGCGTCTTCCTGGCCTTCCAGTACCCGGTCGAGATTCCCGGCGTGACCATCGCCAACTTCCTGCGCCTCGCCATGCAGGCCCGCAAGGCCGAGGGCGAGGAGGTCAGCTTCACCGAGTTCTACGGCAAGCTCACGGGTGCCCTGAAGACCCTGGAGTGGGACGAGAGCATCGTCGAGCGCTACCTCAACGAGGGCTTTTCCGGCGGCGAGAAGAAGCGCAACGAGATTCTCCAGATGCTGATGCTGGAGCCGAACTACATCATCATGGACGAGACCGATTCCGGCCTCGACGTGGACGCCCTCAAGATCGTCGCCAAGGGCGTGAACAGCCTGCGCGGCCCGAATCTCGGCGGCCTGATCATCACCCACTACCAGCGCCTGCTGAACTACATCGTGCCTGACCGGGTCCACATCATCGTGGACGGCCGCGTCGTGCAGTCGGGCGGCCCCGAACTCGCCCAGAAGCTCGACTCGGAAGGCTACGACTGGGTCAAGCAGCTCGCGGTCGCGGGCGACTGA
- the sufB gene encoding Fe-S cluster assembly protein SufB: MTNPEVANINKDYEYGWSNPERYAVKAPKGLSREVVEMISKAKDEPQWMLDFRLKALEIFYSKPMPTWGADLSGLNLDEIYYYIKPEGFNARSWDDVPDDVKQTFERLGIPEAERKALAGVGAQYESEMVYHNLKEEWEKLGVVFLSIEDGLKQYPDLFREYFATVVPPEDNKFAAINSAVWSGGSFVYVPKGVKVDIPLQTYFRINAESSGQFERTLIIVDEGAQAHYIEGCTAPTYASDSFHSGVIEIIVKEGARFRYSTIQNWSHNVYNLVTQRAAVYGNGVMEWVDGNLGSKVTMKYPACYLLEEGARGEVLSIAMAGRGQHQDAGAKIVHFAPYTSGTIVSKSISKDSGRSSYRGLVKIYEGARGSKTNVECDALLLDEEARTDTYPYIEIEEKDASVGHEATVSKINDEQILYLQSRGLSEDEAAGLIVRGFIEPIAKELPLEYAVELNRLIELEMEGSVG, encoded by the coding sequence ATGACCAATCCCGAAGTGGCCAACATCAACAAGGACTACGAGTACGGCTGGAGCAACCCCGAGCGGTACGCCGTCAAGGCGCCCAAGGGCCTCTCGCGCGAGGTCGTCGAGATGATCTCGAAGGCCAAGGACGAGCCGCAGTGGATGCTCGACTTCCGCCTCAAGGCGCTGGAGATCTTCTACTCCAAGCCCATGCCCACCTGGGGTGCGGACCTCAGCGGTCTCAACCTCGACGAGATCTACTACTACATCAAGCCTGAGGGCTTTAACGCCCGTTCCTGGGACGACGTGCCCGACGACGTGAAGCAGACCTTCGAGCGCCTGGGCATCCCAGAAGCCGAGCGCAAGGCGCTGGCGGGCGTCGGCGCCCAGTACGAATCCGAGATGGTGTACCACAACCTCAAGGAGGAGTGGGAGAAGCTCGGCGTCGTGTTCCTCTCCATTGAGGACGGCCTCAAGCAGTACCCCGACCTCTTCCGCGAGTACTTCGCCACCGTCGTGCCGCCCGAGGACAACAAGTTCGCGGCGATCAACTCGGCGGTGTGGTCGGGCGGGTCCTTCGTGTACGTGCCCAAGGGCGTGAAGGTGGACATTCCCCTTCAGACCTACTTCCGCATCAACGCGGAGAGCAGCGGGCAGTTCGAGCGCACCCTGATCATCGTGGACGAGGGCGCCCAGGCCCACTACATCGAGGGCTGCACGGCGCCGACCTACGCCAGCGACTCCTTCCACTCCGGCGTGATCGAGATCATCGTCAAGGAAGGCGCCCGCTTCCGCTACTCGACCATCCAGAACTGGAGCCACAACGTCTACAACCTCGTGACCCAGCGGGCCGCCGTGTACGGCAACGGCGTGATGGAGTGGGTGGACGGCAACCTGGGCTCCAAGGTCACCATGAAGTACCCCGCCTGCTACCTGCTGGAGGAAGGCGCCCGTGGTGAGGTCCTGTCCATCGCGATGGCCGGACGCGGCCAGCACCAGGACGCGGGGGCGAAGATCGTCCACTTCGCGCCGTACACCAGCGGCACCATCGTGTCCAAGTCGATCTCCAAGGACTCCGGCCGCTCCTCCTACCGTGGCCTCGTCAAGATCTACGAGGGCGCCCGTGGCAGCAAGACGAACGTCGAGTGCGACGCCCTTCTGCTCGACGAGGAAGCCCGCACCGACACCTACCCCTACATCGAGATCGAGGAAAAGGACGCGAGCGTCGGCCACGAGGCGACCGTCTCCAAGATCAACGACGAGCAGATCCTGTACCTCCAGAGCCGCGGCCTGAGCGAGGACGAGGCGGCAGGCCTGATCGTGCGCGGCTTCATCGAGCCGATCGCCAAGGAACTCCCGCTGGAGTACGCGGTGGAACTGAACCGCCTGATCGAGCTGGAGATGGAAGGCTCGGTCGGCTGA
- the sufD gene encoding Fe-S cluster assembly protein SufD: MTQPFTQDLVTQAGGPEWLRNKRRESLDLFNTLEVPNEGVEAWKYTRVDVDFGELRPHPKRERVADIAALPQSVQKRLTSTDVGAYLVLDGPDVVYATELPADLREKGVIFTDLKTAVEQHADKVQQYLYSVVPAEVPDDTTIAAPGTTPSKSPDPSEGKFSALAAALWTNGAFVYVPRGVEVELPLGSFRVMSEAGTYTATRTLVVAEENAQVTFIDEQDSEELPGTYAIGAVELVVKSGARLRYVSIQNWGKGVTHIQRQRGDVHRDATLNSLVVTMGGTLSRTEMQSYLRGQGSDSEMLALYFANEDQHFDHYTLQHHAAPHAHSDLLYKGVNADQSVGVFSGMIKVDLGAQKTDAYQKHRTLMLSSEAQNFSVPQLEINANDVRCSHGSTTGPVNQEALFFLRSRGIHKELAEKMLVTAFLEDVLSRVPLQSVVKYIEGIIAEKVGAA; encoded by the coding sequence ATGACCCAACCCTTTACCCAAGACCTCGTCACCCAGGCGGGTGGTCCCGAGTGGCTGCGCAACAAGCGCCGCGAATCCCTCGACCTCTTCAACACGCTCGAAGTGCCCAACGAGGGCGTCGAGGCCTGGAAGTACACCCGTGTGGACGTGGACTTTGGCGAGCTGCGCCCTCACCCCAAGCGGGAGCGCGTGGCTGACATCGCGGCGCTGCCGCAGAGCGTGCAGAAGCGCCTGACGAGCACCGACGTGGGCGCCTACCTCGTGCTGGACGGCCCGGACGTGGTGTACGCGACCGAACTGCCCGCCGACCTGCGCGAGAAGGGCGTGATCTTCACCGACCTGAAGACGGCGGTGGAGCAGCACGCGGACAAGGTGCAGCAGTACCTGTACTCGGTGGTCCCGGCGGAAGTGCCCGACGACACCACCATCGCCGCGCCCGGCACTACGCCCAGCAAGTCCCCCGACCCCAGCGAGGGCAAGTTCTCCGCGCTGGCGGCGGCCCTGTGGACCAACGGCGCGTTCGTGTACGTGCCGCGTGGCGTCGAAGTGGAGCTTCCCCTCGGCTCCTTCCGCGTGATGAGCGAGGCGGGCACCTACACGGCGACCCGCACCCTCGTCGTGGCGGAGGAGAACGCGCAGGTCACTTTCATTGACGAGCAGGACAGCGAGGAACTGCCGGGCACCTACGCCATCGGCGCGGTCGAGCTGGTGGTCAAGTCGGGAGCGCGGCTGCGCTACGTCTCCATCCAGAACTGGGGCAAGGGCGTGACGCATATCCAGCGTCAGCGCGGCGACGTCCACCGCGACGCAACGCTGAACAGCCTCGTCGTGACGATGGGTGGGACGCTGAGCCGCACCGAGATGCAGTCCTACCTGCGTGGGCAGGGCAGCGACAGTGAAATGCTGGCGCTGTACTTCGCCAACGAGGACCAGCACTTCGACCATTACACGCTTCAGCACCACGCCGCGCCGCACGCGCACAGCGACCTGCTGTACAAGGGCGTGAACGCTGATCAGTCGGTGGGCGTGTTCAGCGGCATGATCAAGGTGGACCTCGGCGCCCAGAAGACCGACGCCTACCAGAAGCACCGCACGCTGATGCTGTCGAGCGAGGCGCAGAACTTCTCGGTGCCCCAGCTGGAGATCAACGCCAACGACGTGCGCTGCTCGCACGGCTCGACCACCGGCCCCGTCAATCAGGAGGCCCTGTTCTTCCTGCGCTCGCGCGGCATCCACAAGGAACTCGCCGAGAAGATGCTCGTCACCGCCTTCCTGGAGGACGTGCTCTCGCGCGTGCCGCTCCAGAGCGTGGTGAAGTACATCGAGGGCATCATCGCGGAGAAGGTGGGAGCGGCGTAA
- a CDS encoding HD family hydrolase, with protein MQRLPAQIDFLLACDRLKSVQRTTFLHAGVRAENSAEHSWHLALMALTLGEHAPRGTDLNHVVRLLLIHDLVEIHAGDLPFTATAEQHAAQADAEKSAAARLFGTLPAEQAAEFLALWQEFEACETGEARFARALDALQPMLLTWGDGGLGCAERYPALTAERVLNLKEKYLRDFPTLWAVARELIAQAERTGLIHP; from the coding sequence ATGCAGCGCCTGCCCGCCCAAATTGACTTTCTGCTGGCTTGTGACCGCCTGAAGAGCGTGCAGCGAACGACTTTCCTGCATGCTGGCGTCCGTGCTGAGAACAGTGCCGAGCACTCCTGGCACCTGGCACTGATGGCTCTCACGCTGGGTGAGCATGCTCCTAGGGGTACCGACCTGAACCATGTTGTGCGCCTGCTGCTCATCCACGACCTCGTGGAGATTCACGCTGGGGACTTGCCCTTCACCGCCACCGCCGAGCAGCACGCTGCTCAAGCAGATGCCGAGAAATCTGCCGCTGCAAGGCTGTTCGGCACCCTTCCTGCTGAACAGGCCGCTGAGTTTCTTGCCCTCTGGCAGGAATTTGAGGCCTGTGAAACTGGAGAGGCTCGTTTCGCCCGTGCGCTGGACGCCCTTCAGCCTATGCTGCTCACCTGGGGGGACGGTGGCCTGGGTTGTGCGGAGCGTTACCCAGCCCTCACCGCCGAACGCGTGCTGAACCTGAAGGAAAAATACCTGCGCGACTTCCCCACGTTGTGGGCGGTGGCGCGGGAGCTGATCGCCCAAGCCGAGCGGACTGGCCTGATTCACCCTTGA
- a CDS encoding cupin domain-containing protein, whose protein sequence is MVPEALPLAPNGDVPNDPRPVLIYRAALTGHTPAQIEQHLAERGWTNAWRNGICDFHHYHSTAHEVLVIARGQARLTLGGEGGPQVQVGEGDVLLLPAGTGHRNDGSSADLLVIGAYAGGREWDLCRPEETDAEEARERIGRVPGWGREPVG, encoded by the coding sequence ATGGTGCCTGAAGCTCTGCCCCTCGCGCCCAACGGGGATGTGCCCAATGACCCCCGCCCCGTGCTGATCTACCGCGCCGCGTTGACGGGCCACACGCCCGCCCAGATCGAACAGCACCTCGCCGAACGCGGCTGGACGAACGCCTGGCGAAACGGCATTTGCGACTTCCACCACTACCACTCAACCGCCCACGAAGTCCTTGTCATCGCCCGCGGTCAGGCCCGCCTCACCCTCGGCGGCGAGGGCGGCCCGCAGGTGCAGGTGGGGGAGGGGGACGTACTGCTCCTGCCCGCTGGAACCGGACACAGGAATGACGGCAGCAGCGCCGACCTGCTGGTGATCGGTGCCTATGCTGGGGGACGCGAGTGGGACCTGTGCCGCCCGGAGGAGACAGACGCGGAGGAGGCGCGGGAGAGGATTGGGCGGGTGCCGGGGTGGGGGAGGGAGCCGGTAGGATGA
- a CDS encoding aminopeptidase, which translates to MKAWVVGGVLMVALSGCGEVRYLTQAAAGQLDLLVRARPVANVLVDPATPSETRRKLALVGEVRAFAVGELGLPDRGAYHKYVDVGRPYVVWNVFRAQEFGLDLLTSCFPVAGCVGYRGYFREADARAYADTRRAAGEDVRVGGVTAYSTLGYLRDPVLSTMLAYPDPTLIRTVIHELAHPAVYMPGDTVYNESFATAVEEEGWRRWFSAHGTPELREADRIAQERSQAFEALLLEARAELQSLYAQPLTPDELRTRKAAVLTALQERYTALKASWGGYAGYDGWFATGVNNAALASVAAYATLVPEFEAALGRVRGDLPTFYALARRCGERPSGERVACLRGQ; encoded by the coding sequence ATGAAGGCGTGGGTGGTGGGCGGCGTGCTGATGGTGGCCCTGAGTGGCTGCGGCGAGGTCCGGTATCTGACCCAGGCGGCGGCCGGGCAGCTCGACCTGCTGGTGCGGGCGCGGCCGGTGGCGAACGTGCTGGTGGACCCCGCGACCCCGTCGGAGACACGCCGCAAGCTGGCGCTGGTGGGGGAGGTCCGCGCCTTCGCCGTGGGCGAGTTGGGCCTGCCCGACCGGGGGGCCTACCACAAATATGTGGACGTGGGCCGCCCTTACGTGGTGTGGAACGTGTTCCGGGCACAGGAGTTCGGGCTGGATCTGCTGACCTCCTGTTTTCCGGTGGCCGGGTGCGTGGGCTACCGGGGCTACTTTCGGGAGGCCGATGCGCGGGCCTACGCCGACACGCGCCGGGCAGCGGGCGAGGACGTGCGGGTGGGCGGCGTGACCGCGTACAGCACGCTGGGCTACCTGCGCGACCCAGTGCTCTCCACCATGCTGGCTTACCCCGACCCCACCCTGATTCGCACCGTGATCCACGAACTCGCCCACCCCGCCGTGTACATGCCCGGCGATACCGTCTACAACGAATCCTTTGCCACAGCCGTGGAGGAGGAAGGGTGGCGGCGCTGGTTTTCGGCACACGGGACGCCGGAACTGAGAGAGGCCGACCGGATCGCGCAGGAACGGTCGCAGGCGTTCGAGGCCCTGCTGCTGGAGGCGCGGGCCGAGTTGCAGTCCCTCTACGCGCAGCCCCTCACGCCGGACGAGTTGCGGACACGCAAGGCGGCGGTGCTGACCGCCTTGCAGGAACGCTATACAGCCCTCAAGGCAAGCTGGGGCGGCTACGCGGGCTACGACGGCTGGTTTGCCACTGGAGTCAACAACGCGGCCCTGGCTTCGGTCGCCGCCTACGCGACGCTGGTGCCCGAGTTCGAGGCGGCGCTGGGACGGGTCAGAGGTGACCTCCCCACCTTCTACGCGCTGGCGCGGCGCTGCGGCGAGCGTCCGTCCGGCGAACGGGTGGCCTGCCTGCGGGGGCAATGA
- a CDS encoding 50S ribosomal protein L25/general stress protein Ctc, whose amino-acid sequence MELRAIPRTGQQKLAPGLIPAVAYNKEKNVSFAIERKAFDRAFRQQGTTGLFDITLEGGETFPALVKTVQMDKRRREAIHADFYLVTYGEPVQVSVPVHTTGKSQGEVMGGLVDIVVHNLDIVAPGPRRIPQEISVDVAALNIGDHVTAGQIKLPEGVKLAVEEDLVVISVLPPRLTAEELEAETQAAQVAGLVAAGELSEEAAAAVLEGDASIEEVKAEAAEGSEAQRETAEASDEANQG is encoded by the coding sequence ATGGAACTGAGAGCCATCCCCCGCACCGGCCAGCAGAAGCTGGCGCCCGGATTGATCCCCGCCGTCGCCTACAACAAGGAGAAGAACGTCTCCTTCGCCATCGAGCGCAAGGCCTTTGACCGCGCCTTCCGTCAGCAGGGCACCACGGGCCTCTTCGACATCACCCTGGAAGGCGGCGAGACCTTCCCGGCCCTCGTCAAGACCGTCCAGATGGACAAGCGCCGCCGCGAGGCGATCCACGCCGACTTCTACCTGGTGACCTACGGCGAGCCCGTGCAGGTCAGCGTGCCCGTCCACACCACGGGCAAGAGCCAGGGCGAAGTCATGGGCGGCCTGGTCGACATCGTGGTGCACAACCTCGACATCGTGGCCCCCGGTCCCCGCCGCATCCCGCAGGAAATCAGCGTGGACGTGGCTGCCCTGAACATCGGCGACCACGTGACCGCCGGGCAGATCAAGCTCCCCGAGGGCGTCAAGCTCGCCGTGGAAGAGGACCTCGTGGTCATCAGCGTGCTGCCGCCCCGCCTCACCGCCGAGGAGCTGGAAGCCGAGACCCAGGCCGCCCAGGTTGCTGGTCTGGTCGCCGCGGGCGAACTCTCCGAGGAGGCCGCCGCCGCCGTACTGGAGGGCGACGCCAGCATCGAGGAGGTCAAGGCCGAGGCCGCCGAGGGCAGCGAAGCCCAGCGCGAGACCGCTGAGGCCAGCGACGAGGCCAACCAGGGCTAA
- the efp gene encoding elongation factor P gives MISVTELRNGTKVEMDGGLWECLEYSHLKMGRGGAKVVTKFRNMETGSIVDRTFNSGEKLQDIYVEGKKMQFLYKDGSDFVFMDLETYDQVHLPPSLVGDAAKFMKENTEIEVAMYGDKPLSITLPNQVILKITQTDPGVRGDTVSGGTKPATLETGAVVQVPLFVEQGTDVKVDTRTGQYLSRA, from the coding sequence ATGATCAGCGTGACAGAACTGCGCAACGGCACCAAGGTGGAGATGGACGGCGGCCTGTGGGAGTGCCTGGAGTACTCCCACCTCAAGATGGGGCGCGGCGGCGCCAAGGTGGTCACCAAGTTCCGCAACATGGAGACCGGCTCCATCGTGGACCGCACCTTCAACAGCGGCGAGAAGCTTCAGGACATCTACGTCGAGGGCAAGAAGATGCAGTTCCTCTACAAGGACGGCTCGGACTTCGTGTTCATGGACCTGGAAACCTACGACCAGGTGCACCTGCCCCCCTCGCTGGTGGGCGACGCGGCCAAGTTCATGAAGGAGAACACCGAGATCGAGGTGGCGATGTACGGCGACAAGCCGCTGAGCATCACGCTGCCCAATCAGGTCATCCTCAAGATCACCCAGACCGACCCCGGCGTGCGCGGCGACACCGTCTCGGGCGGCACCAAGCCCGCCACCCTGGAGACGGGCGCGGTCGTGCAGGTGCCGCTGTTCGTCGAGCAGGGCACCGACGTGAAGGTCGACACCCGCACGGGCCAGTACCTCAGCCGCGCCTGA
- the accB gene encoding acetyl-CoA carboxylase biotin carboxyl carrier protein — MNPDDLKKILDALSQADVREFSLTTGSFALDLKRGPQAAGMSALASAPAPAPHAAPSFQPLAASSAAPASAEAPSAPAPAASANAPAETPTPAASPAKPASAGTPVKAPIVGTFYSASSPDAAPYVKVGDTVSAGQVLCIIEAMKLMNEIEAETGGVVREILVKNAEPVEYGQTLFIIE; from the coding sequence ATGAACCCAGACGACCTGAAGAAGATTCTCGACGCCCTCAGCCAGGCCGATGTGCGCGAGTTCAGCCTGACGACCGGCTCCTTCGCCCTCGACCTTAAGCGTGGCCCGCAGGCCGCAGGCATGTCGGCTCTGGCAAGCGCCCCCGCCCCGGCTCCCCACGCGGCGCCCAGCTTCCAGCCGCTAGCGGCCAGCAGCGCAGCGCCCGCTTCCGCCGAGGCTCCCAGCGCTCCGGCGCCTGCGGCCTCCGCCAACGCCCCCGCCGAGACGCCCACCCCCGCGGCGTCCCCGGCCAAGCCCGCCTCCGCCGGAACGCCGGTCAAGGCGCCCATCGTGGGCACCTTCTACTCGGCCAGCAGCCCCGACGCGGCGCCCTACGTCAAGGTGGGCGACACGGTGAGCGCCGGGCAGGTGCTGTGCATCATCGAGGCGATGAAGCTGATGAACGAGATCGAGGCCGAGACCGGCGGCGTGGTGCGCGAGATCCTGGTAAAGAACGCCGAGCCGGTGGAGTACGGACAGACGCTGTTCATCATCGAGTGA
- the accC gene encoding acetyl-CoA carboxylase biotin carboxylase subunit — MFKKILIANRGEIALRVIRTAREMGIKTVVVYSTADEKSLPVLLADESVCVGPPASTASYLNIPNILSAALMTGAEAIHPGYGFMAENPDFAEMCREHGLVFIGPTPESMRALGSKAGGRDIAAQSRVPVVPGTGVLDDVDAALLAAKQIGYPVLLKASAGGGGRGQKVIRTQDELAKGFAQAQEEARLYFGDPAIIMEKFLEEFRHVEVQVMGDGQGHVIHIGERDCSIQRRNQKLIEEAPSTLPESLRQEILDAGVRLAKHVNYAGAGTLEFIVDRDGNYYFMEMNTRIQVEHCVSEMISGLDFVRLQLQIAAGEGLHLRQEDVKLHGHSIECRINAEDPDKDFRPAAGKIDDVHFAGGPGVRVDSHAYTGYVIPPHYDSLIGKLIVHHDSREQAISRMKRALEESVIHGPKTTIPLYIKIMDNPFYKRGAVMTNFLKTRMEM, encoded by the coding sequence ATGTTCAAGAAAATCCTGATCGCCAACCGCGGCGAGATCGCCCTGCGCGTCATCCGCACCGCGCGGGAGATGGGCATCAAGACGGTCGTGGTGTACTCCACCGCCGACGAGAAGAGCCTGCCCGTGCTCCTGGCCGACGAGTCGGTGTGTGTGGGGCCGCCCGCCTCGACCGCGAGCTACCTGAACATCCCCAACATCCTCTCGGCCGCGCTGATGACCGGGGCCGAGGCGATTCACCCCGGCTACGGCTTCATGGCCGAAAACCCCGACTTTGCGGAAATGTGCCGCGAGCACGGCCTCGTCTTTATCGGGCCGACGCCGGAATCCATGCGGGCGCTCGGAAGCAAGGCGGGCGGGCGCGATATCGCCGCGCAGAGTCGGGTGCCGGTCGTGCCCGGAACGGGCGTGCTCGACGACGTGGACGCCGCGCTGCTCGCCGCCAAGCAGATCGGCTACCCGGTGCTGCTCAAGGCCAGCGCGGGCGGTGGCGGGCGCGGCCAGAAGGTGATCCGTACCCAGGACGAACTCGCCAAGGGCTTCGCGCAGGCGCAGGAGGAAGCGCGGCTGTACTTCGGGGACCCCGCGATCATCATGGAGAAGTTCCTGGAGGAGTTCCGGCACGTCGAGGTGCAGGTGATGGGCGACGGCCAGGGCCACGTGATCCACATCGGCGAGCGCGACTGCTCCATCCAGCGCCGCAACCAGAAGCTGATCGAGGAAGCGCCCTCGACCCTGCCCGAATCGCTGCGGCAGGAGATTCTGGACGCGGGCGTGCGCCTCGCCAAGCACGTGAACTACGCGGGCGCGGGCACCCTGGAATTTATCGTGGACCGCGACGGCAACTATTACTTCATGGAGATGAACACCCGCATTCAGGTCGAGCACTGCGTGTCCGAGATGATCTCGGGCCTCGACTTCGTGCGGCTCCAGCTTCAGATCGCGGCGGGCGAGGGCCTGCACCTGCGGCAGGAGGACGTGAAGCTGCACGGCCATTCCATCGAGTGCCGCATCAATGCGGAAGACCCCGACAAGGACTTCCGCCCAGCAGCGGGCAAGATCGACGACGTGCATTTCGCGGGCGGCCCCGGCGTGCGGGTGGACAGCCACGCGTACACCGGGTACGTGATCCCGCCCCACTACGACTCGCTGATCGGCAAGCTGATCGTCCACCACGACAGCCGCGAGCAGGCGATCAGCCGCATGAAGCGGGCACTCGAGGAGAGCGTGATCCACGGTCCCAAGACCACCATCCCGCTCTACATCAAGATCATGGACAATCCCTTTTACAAGCGGGGCGCCGTGATGACCAACTTCCTCAAGACGCGCATGGAGATGTGA
- a CDS encoding class I SAM-dependent methyltransferase yields MSLPGWKERDARLSRRLGWGWPEEPLLDALNLSPTARVLDVGAADGRLLRALKARGHEGGVFGLDPEPGFGIQRGVAERLPFPAASFDAVLLVRVLAHLPGPARALAEARRVLRPGGQLVVAAQGDWHLARLRGLGGAPSEPPSPPTEADLFFPVVLMPEDVRVLAASYGVSLGGRDLTPSLTDTLHLRVEVERR; encoded by the coding sequence ATGAGCCTGCCTGGTTGGAAGGAACGGGACGCGCGGCTCTCGCGGCGGCTGGGATGGGGTTGGCCGGAGGAACCTCTGCTGGACGCGCTGAACCTCTCGCCCACCGCCCGCGTGCTCGACGTGGGTGCGGCCGACGGGCGGCTCTTGCGGGCGCTAAAGGCACGCGGTCACGAAGGCGGCGTGTTCGGACTGGACCCCGAGCCGGGATTCGGAATTCAGCGCGGCGTGGCCGAGCGTCTCCCCTTTCCCGCCGCCTCTTTCGATGCCGTGCTGCTCGTGCGCGTGCTGGCCCACCTGCCTGGCCCCGCCCGCGCTCTGGCCGAGGCGCGGCGGGTGCTGCGGCCCGGAGGTCAGCTCGTCGTGGCGGCGCAGGGGGATTGGCACCTCGCCCGGCTGCGGGGTCTGGGTGGGGCGCCGTCGGAACCGCCTTCCCCACCCACCGAAGCTGACCTCTTCTTTCCGGTCGTGCTGATGCCAGAGGACGTGCGGGTACTGGCGGCCAGCTATGGGGTGAGCCTCGGCGGGCGAGACTTGACCCCCTCCCTAACCGACACCCTCCACCTGCGGGTCGAGGTGGAGCGGCGTTAG